The following proteins come from a genomic window of Methanobacterium formicicum:
- a CDS encoding 4Fe-4S dicluster domain-containing protein, which translates to MPKIEIDPELCSKCGTCVSNCPVGIFQQDDEESIPLVVDTDNCILCGMCVDNCPEDAVKHENF; encoded by the coding sequence ATGCCGAAAATAGAAATCGATCCCGAATTATGTAGCAAGTGTGGAACCTGTGTATCCAACTGCCCGGTGGGTATCTTCCAGCAGGATGATGAGGAATCTATCCCCCTGGTGGTAGACACTGATAACTGCATACTCTGCGGTATGTGTGTGGATAACTGCCCGGAAGATGCGGTGAAACACGAAAATTTCTAA